The following coding sequences lie in one Saimiri boliviensis isolate mSaiBol1 chromosome 6, mSaiBol1.pri, whole genome shotgun sequence genomic window:
- the CNTF gene encoding ciliary neurotrophic factor, protein MAFAEHSPLTPHRRDLCSRSIWLARKIRSDLAALTESYVKHQGLNKNINLDSVDGVPMASTDQWSELTEAERLQENLQAYRVFHVLLARLLEDQQVHFTPTEGDFHQAIHTLLLQVAAFAYQIEELMVLLEYKIPPSEADGMPVGVGDGGLFEKKLWGLKVLQELSQWTVRSIHDLRVIPSHQTGIPARGSHYIAKEKKM, encoded by the exons ATGGCTTTTGCAGAGCATTCACCACTGACCCCTCACCGTCGGGACCTCTGTAGCCGCTCTATCTGGCTAGCAAGGAAGATTCGTTCAGACCTGGCTGCTCTTACGGAATCTTAT GTGAAGCATCAGGGCCTGAACAAGAACATCAACCTGGACTCTGTGGATGGGGTGCCAATGGCAAGCACTGATCAGTGGAGTGAGCTGACCGAGGCAGAGCGACTCCAAGAGAATCTTCAAGCTTATCGTGTCTTCCAtgttttgttggccaggcttttaGAAGACCAGCAGGTGCATTTTACCCCAACTGAAGGTGACTTCCATCAAGCAATACATACCCTTCTTCTCCAAGTTGCTGCCTTTGCTTACCAGATAGAGGAGTTAATGGTACTCCTGGAATACAAGATTCCCCCCAGTGAGGCTGATGGGATGCCTGTTGGTGTTGGAGATGGTGGTCTCTTTGAGAAGAAGCTTTGGGGTCTAAAGGTGCTACAGGAGCTTTCACAGTGGACAGTGAGGTCTATCCATGACCTTCGTGTCATACCTTCTCATCAGACTGGGATCCCAGCACGTGGGAGCCATTATATTGCTAAGGAGAAGAAAATGTAG